From a single Azospirillum fermentarium genomic region:
- the rpmE gene encoding 50S ribosomal protein L31: MKKDIHPDYHEITVVMTDGSSFTTRSTMGKAGDTLRLDIDPKSHPAWTGVQKLLDTGGQIAKFNKRFASFGLKK, encoded by the coding sequence ATGAAGAAAGACATTCATCCGGATTATCACGAGATCACCGTCGTCATGACCGACGGCTCCTCGTTCACCACCCGGAGCACCATGGGCAAAGCGGGTGATACGCTGCGCCTCGACATCGATCCGAAGTCGCACCCGGCCTGGACCGGCGTGCAGAAGCTGTTGGACACTGGCGGCCAGATCGCCAAGTTCAACAAGCGCTTCGCCAGCTTCGGCCTGAAGAAGTAA
- a CDS encoding ABC transporter transmembrane domain-containing protein has translation MAGHIYLIIQPWKPSVSSESAPENPADNRKRSLKPLYRLGPFLRPYALPIAGAGVALMVAAATVLGLGQGLRVLVDQGFAAGDTGLLDRALLVLLGVIVLMAASTYGRFYLVTWVGERVIADIRRTVFDHVLRFSPGFFETTRTAEILSRLTTDTTVLQTVVGSSVSIALRNLLMFLGGAAMLFITSPKLTGLVFLVVPLVVAPILFFGRRVRRLSKASQDKVADIGATVDETLGAIRTVQSYTREPEERARFAGRVEDAFGVAVERIKARALMTMIVIVLVFGAVGIILWIGGHDVLSGRLTPGELSAFVVYAVVVAGSVGAISEVIGDLQRASGATERLFELLEQQPDIIAPANPVPLPLPSTGAVAFEGVRFHYPSRPDWAALNDFTLSVAPGETVALVGPSGAGKSTVFQLLLRFYDPQAGVIRLDGVPIRDADPADVRGRIGLVAQDPVIFSTNAWENIRYGRPGATDAEVREAARAAHALEFLEALPDGLSTFLGEKGVRLSGGQRQRIAIARAILRDPPLLLLDEATSALDAESERAVQEALDALTRQRTTLIIAHRLATVVNADRIAVMDGGRIVATGTHADLIREGGLYARLAALQFDAPVEPV, from the coding sequence ATGGCGGGACATATATACCTCATAATCCAGCCATGGAAACCATCGGTGTCATCCGAATCGGCCCCTGAAAATCCCGCGGACAACCGCAAGCGCAGCCTGAAACCGCTGTATCGTCTTGGCCCGTTTCTTCGCCCCTACGCCCTGCCCATCGCCGGGGCCGGGGTGGCGCTGATGGTGGCCGCCGCAACCGTTCTTGGCCTGGGCCAGGGCCTGCGGGTTCTGGTGGACCAGGGGTTTGCCGCCGGCGACACCGGGCTCCTGGACCGGGCGCTGCTGGTGCTGCTGGGCGTCATCGTGCTGATGGCGGCCTCCACCTATGGCCGCTTCTATCTGGTGACGTGGGTGGGCGAACGGGTGATCGCCGACATCCGCCGCACCGTCTTCGACCACGTTCTGCGCTTCAGTCCCGGCTTTTTCGAGACGACTCGCACTGCCGAAATCCTGTCGCGCCTGACCACCGACACCACGGTGTTGCAGACGGTGGTGGGGTCGTCGGTGTCGATCGCGCTGCGCAATCTGCTGATGTTCCTGGGCGGCGCCGCGATGCTGTTCATCACCTCGCCCAAGCTGACCGGGCTGGTGTTCCTGGTGGTGCCGCTGGTGGTGGCGCCCATCCTGTTCTTCGGCCGCCGGGTGCGGCGGCTGTCCAAGGCCAGCCAGGACAAGGTGGCCGACATCGGCGCCACCGTGGACGAGACGCTGGGCGCCATCCGCACCGTGCAGTCCTACACCCGCGAGCCGGAGGAGCGGGCGCGCTTCGCCGGGCGGGTGGAGGACGCATTCGGCGTCGCGGTGGAGCGGATCAAGGCGCGGGCGCTGATGACCATGATCGTCATCGTGCTGGTGTTCGGTGCCGTGGGCATCATCCTGTGGATCGGCGGGCACGACGTGCTGTCCGGGCGGCTGACGCCGGGCGAGCTGTCGGCCTTCGTGGTCTATGCCGTGGTGGTGGCCGGGTCGGTGGGAGCGATCAGCGAGGTGATCGGCGATCTTCAACGCGCCTCCGGCGCCACCGAGCGGCTGTTCGAACTGCTGGAGCAGCAGCCGGACATCATCGCCCCCGCCAACCCGGTGCCCCTGCCGCTGCCGTCCACCGGGGCGGTGGCGTTCGAGGGGGTGCGGTTCCATTATCCGTCCCGCCCCGACTGGGCCGCGCTCAACGACTTCACCCTGTCGGTGGCGCCGGGCGAGACGGTGGCGCTGGTCGGCCCGTCGGGGGCCGGCAAATCGACGGTGTTCCAGCTTCTGCTGCGCTTCTATGATCCGCAGGCGGGGGTGATCCGGCTGGACGGCGTGCCCATCCGCGACGCCGACCCGGCGGACGTGCGCGGGCGCATCGGGCTGGTGGCGCAGGATCCGGTGATCTTCTCCACCAACGCGTGGGAGAACATCCGCTACGGCCGCCCCGGCGCCACCGATGCCGAGGTGCGGGAGGCCGCCCGCGCCGCCCACGCGCTGGAGTTCCTGGAGGCGCTGCCCGACGGGCTGTCCACCTTCCTGGGGGAAAAGGGCGTGCGGCTGTCGGGCGGGCAGCGCCAGCGCATCGCCATTGCCCGCGCCATCCTGCGCGACCCGCCGCTGCTGCTGCTGGACGAGGCCACCAGCGCCTTGGACGCCGAGAGCGAACGCGCGGTGCAGGAGGCGCTGGACGCCCTGACCCGCCAGCGCACCACGCTCATCATCGCCCACCGGCTGGCGACGGTGGTGAACGCCGACCGCATCGCGGTGATGGACGGCGGGCGCATCGTCGCCACCGGCACCCACGCCGACCTGATCCGCGAGGGCGGGCTGTACGCCCGTCTGGCGGCGCTGCAGTTCGACGCCCCGGTGGAGCCGGTCTGA
- a CDS encoding DUF3574 domain-containing protein, producing the protein MVRLPLSRAFAAGAVVSALSACAGAPPPPAPACAGLPGSPMVEASLFFGRNIGGTLGVSDKDWQRFVTEVVTPRFPDGLTVQDAAGQWRDTDTGAVVREPSKVLILFIPREPAALTKIKDVADAYKTRFQQQAVATVLRTACVGF; encoded by the coding sequence ATGGTCCGATTACCCCTGTCCCGCGCGTTCGCCGCCGGTGCCGTCGTCTCCGCCCTGTCGGCCTGCGCCGGCGCCCCGCCACCCCCGGCCCCCGCCTGCGCCGGCCTGCCCGGCTCCCCCATGGTGGAGGCCAGCCTGTTTTTCGGGCGCAACATCGGCGGCACGCTGGGGGTCAGCGACAAGGACTGGCAGCGCTTCGTGACCGAGGTGGTGACCCCGCGCTTTCCCGATGGGCTGACGGTTCAGGATGCCGCCGGCCAATGGCGCGACACCGACACGGGCGCGGTGGTGCGGGAACCGTCGAAGGTGCTGATCCTGTTCATCCCCCGCGAGCCGGCGGCCCTGACCAAGATCAAGGACGTCGCCGACGCCTACAAGACCCGCTTCCAGCAGCAGGCGGTGGCCACGGTGCTGCGGACCGCCTGCGTCGGGTTCTGA
- the queA gene encoding tRNA preQ1(34) S-adenosylmethionine ribosyltransferase-isomerase QueA → MKTADFDFDLPPNLIASHPVRPRDAARLLSVGDTLSDHIVRDLPSLLEPGDLMVINDTRVIPARLWGQRGVVKVEATLHKRMGDDTWAVFARPGKRLKVGDTIVFAEDFTATVMDKREGGEIVLRFSAAGGALFDRLHAYGAMPLPPYIARPDGAESADKDDYQTVFAAAEGAVAAPTAGLHFTPGLLAALDARGIGRVAVTLHVGAGTFLPVKVNDIRDHRMHAEVGIVPAEAAARINAVRAAGGRIVSIGTTALRLLESAADPDGTVRPFSDETDIFITPGYRFRAVDVLMTNFHLPRSTLFMLVSAFAGFQRMRDAYAHAIAAGYRFYSYGDTSLLRRAE, encoded by the coding sequence ATGAAAACCGCCGATTTCGATTTCGACCTGCCGCCGAATCTGATCGCCAGCCACCCCGTGCGGCCGCGTGACGCCGCGCGCCTGCTGTCGGTCGGCGACACGCTGTCGGACCACATCGTCCGCGACCTGCCGTCGCTGCTGGAACCGGGCGACCTGATGGTCATCAACGACACCCGCGTGATCCCCGCGCGCCTGTGGGGCCAGCGCGGCGTGGTGAAGGTGGAAGCCACCCTGCACAAGCGCATGGGCGACGACACCTGGGCCGTCTTCGCCCGTCCGGGCAAGCGGCTCAAGGTGGGCGACACCATCGTCTTTGCCGAGGATTTCACCGCCACGGTGATGGACAAGCGTGAGGGCGGGGAAATCGTGCTGCGCTTCAGCGCCGCCGGCGGGGCGCTGTTCGACCGGCTGCACGCCTATGGCGCCATGCCGCTGCCCCCCTACATCGCCCGGCCCGACGGGGCGGAGTCCGCCGACAAGGACGATTACCAGACCGTCTTCGCCGCAGCCGAAGGGGCGGTGGCCGCCCCCACCGCCGGGCTGCACTTCACGCCCGGGCTTCTGGCAGCACTCGATGCCCGCGGGATCGGGCGGGTGGCGGTGACGCTGCACGTGGGCGCCGGCACCTTTCTGCCGGTCAAGGTGAACGACATCCGCGACCACCGCATGCACGCCGAGGTGGGGATCGTGCCGGCGGAGGCCGCGGCGCGCATCAACGCCGTGCGGGCGGCGGGCGGGCGCATCGTGTCCATCGGCACCACCGCCTTGCGGCTTCTGGAAAGTGCGGCGGATCCCGACGGCACCGTCCGGCCCTTTTCCGACGAGACGGACATCTTCATCACCCCCGGCTACCGTTTCCGCGCCGTGGACGTGCTGATGACCAACTTCCACCTGCCGCGGTCCACGCTGTTCATGCTGGTATCGGCCTTTGCCGGGTTCCAGCGGATGCGGGACGCCTATGCCCACGCCATCGCGGCGGGCTATCGCTTCTATTCCTATGGTGACACCTCCCTGTTGCGGAGGGCGGAGTGA
- the tgt gene encoding tRNA guanosine(34) transglycosylase Tgt — MKFELVANDGAARRGTLHTAHGVIDTPAFMPVGTAGTVKAMHPEQVRATGAQIILGNTYHLMLRPTAERVAQLGGLHRFMNWPGPILTDSGGFQVMSLNELRTLDEDGVTFKSHLDGSRHRLTPERSMEIQHLLDSDVTMAFDECTPFPATHEVAAKSMRLSMKWAQRCRDAFVERPGYGLFGIVQGSVYPDLRSESVAALTGIGFDGYAVGGLAVGEGQETMFTVLDHTMPLLPAERPRYLMGVGRPSDIIGAVRRGIDMFDCVMPTRSGRTGQAFVRRGVLNLRNARHAHDDRPLDDRCACPACRNYSRGYIHHLIKAGEMLGPMLLTWHNLQHYQDLMAELRAAIEAGEFEERAAALEAELELGDIAETPDPLALSQPARGKKKAPAPVEAAVTVSADPEPAA; from the coding sequence ATGAAGTTCGAACTTGTGGCGAATGACGGTGCGGCGCGGCGCGGTACCTTGCACACGGCCCATGGGGTGATCGACACGCCGGCTTTCATGCCCGTCGGCACGGCGGGCACGGTGAAGGCCATGCACCCCGAACAGGTGCGGGCCACCGGGGCGCAGATCATCCTGGGCAACACCTATCACCTGATGCTGCGGCCGACGGCGGAACGGGTGGCCCAGTTGGGCGGCCTGCACCGCTTCATGAACTGGCCCGGCCCGATCCTGACCGATTCCGGCGGGTTCCAGGTGATGTCGCTGAACGAGCTGCGCACGCTGGACGAGGATGGGGTCACCTTCAAATCCCATCTGGACGGCAGCCGCCACCGGCTGACGCCCGAACGGTCCATGGAGATCCAGCACCTGCTGGATTCCGACGTCACCATGGCGTTCGACGAATGCACGCCGTTCCCCGCAACCCACGAGGTGGCGGCGAAATCCATGCGCCTGTCCATGAAATGGGCGCAGCGGTGCCGCGATGCTTTCGTGGAACGGCCCGGCTACGGCCTGTTCGGCATCGTCCAGGGCAGCGTCTATCCCGACCTGCGCAGCGAATCCGTGGCGGCCCTGACCGGCATCGGCTTCGACGGCTACGCCGTCGGCGGGCTGGCGGTGGGCGAGGGGCAGGAGACGATGTTCACCGTGCTCGACCACACCATGCCGCTGTTGCCGGCGGAACGCCCGCGCTATCTGATGGGGGTGGGGCGCCCGTCCGACATCATCGGGGCGGTGCGCCGCGGCATCGACATGTTCGATTGCGTGATGCCCACCCGCTCGGGCCGCACGGGCCAGGCGTTCGTGCGCCGCGGCGTGCTGAACCTGCGCAACGCCCGCCACGCCCACGACGACCGCCCGCTGGACGACCGTTGCGCCTGCCCGGCGTGCCGCAACTACAGCCGCGGCTACATCCACCACCTGATCAAGGCGGGGGAGATGCTGGGGCCGATGCTGCTGACGTGGCACAACCTGCAGCACTATCAGGATCTGATGGCCGAACTGCGCGCCGCCATCGAGGCCGGGGAGTTCGAGGAACGGGCCGCGGCGCTGGAAGCGGAACTGGAACTGGGCGACATCGCCGAGACGCCCGACCCGCTGGCCCTGTCGCAGCCCGCCCGCGGCAAGAAGAAGGCGCCGGCCCCCGTTGAGGCTGCCGTCACGGTCTCCGCCGATCCCGAACCCGCGGCCTGA
- the queF gene encoding preQ(1) synthase yields MTGSPSIYSGLTQLGASTGLPDSPEAAVLEKVPNPEPGVRYLVRFTAPEFTSLCPITGQPDFAHLMIDYVPGDWLVESKSLKLFLGSFRNHGAFHEACTVGIGRRLAEELAPVWLRIGGYWYPRGGIPIDVFYQSGPPPADVWIPAQDVPPYRGRG; encoded by the coding sequence ATGACCGGCTCCCCGTCGATCTACAGCGGCCTGACCCAGTTGGGGGCCAGCACCGGCCTTCCCGACAGCCCGGAAGCGGCGGTGCTGGAAAAGGTGCCGAACCCGGAACCGGGGGTGCGCTATCTGGTGCGCTTCACGGCCCCCGAGTTCACCTCCCTCTGCCCGATCACCGGGCAGCCGGATTTCGCGCACCTGATGATCGACTACGTGCCCGGCGACTGGCTGGTGGAAAGCAAGTCGCTGAAGCTGTTCCTGGGCTCGTTCCGCAACCACGGCGCCTTCCACGAGGCGTGCACCGTCGGCATCGGGCGGCGTCTGGCGGAGGAACTGGCGCCGGTGTGGCTGCGCATCGGCGGCTATTGGTATCCCCGCGGCGGCATCCCCATCGACGTGTTCTACCAGTCCGGCCCGCCCCCGGCGGACGTGTGGATTCCGGCGCAGGACGTTCCCCCCTACCGCGGGCGCGGCTGA
- the queG gene encoding tRNA epoxyqueuosine(34) reductase QueG, which translates to MGTAADASAIREAIRERALATGFDAVGFAAPALDDRTRERLGTFLAAGYHADMAWMADKTDRRGDPRTLWPEAGTIIALGLSYAPDGDPLAGLADPEQGMVSAYARNRDYHDLIKGRLKTIGQWIHHRYKADVKVFVDTAPVLEKPLAAQAGLGWQGKHTVLVSRRHGSWLFLGEIYTTLSLPPDEPGTDRCGRCTRCQDICPTQAFPQPYVLDSRRCIAYLTIEHAGPIPEEFRPAIGNRVYGCDDCIAVCPWNRFAQASREAAFLPREELTAPRLAELAALDDAGFRRLFSASPVKRIGRDRFIRNVMIAIGNSGIPALLSAAAARLGDGSPLVRETAAWAVARLQRSGG; encoded by the coding sequence ATGGGGACGGCGGCGGACGCTTCCGCCATCCGCGAAGCCATCCGCGAACGGGCGCTCGCCACCGGATTCGACGCCGTGGGCTTTGCCGCACCCGCCCTGGATGACCGCACGCGGGAGCGGCTGGGAACGTTCCTGGCCGCCGGCTACCACGCCGATATGGCGTGGATGGCCGACAAGACCGACCGCCGCGGCGACCCCCGCACCCTGTGGCCGGAGGCCGGCACCATCATCGCGCTGGGCCTGTCCTATGCCCCCGATGGCGATCCGCTGGCCGGATTGGCCGACCCGGAACAGGGGATGGTATCCGCCTATGCCCGCAACCGCGATTACCACGACCTGATCAAGGGCCGGCTGAAGACCATCGGGCAGTGGATCCACCACCGCTACAAGGCCGACGTGAAGGTGTTCGTGGACACGGCACCCGTGCTGGAAAAGCCGCTGGCGGCCCAGGCCGGGCTGGGGTGGCAGGGCAAGCACACGGTGCTGGTGTCGCGCCGGCACGGATCGTGGCTGTTTCTGGGTGAGATCTACACCACGCTTTCCCTGCCGCCCGACGAGCCGGGCACCGACCGCTGCGGACGCTGCACCCGCTGTCAGGACATCTGCCCGACCCAGGCGTTCCCCCAGCCCTATGTGCTCGATTCCCGCCGCTGCATCGCCTATCTGACCATCGAGCATGCCGGACCGATCCCCGAGGAATTCCGCCCGGCCATCGGCAACCGCGTCTATGGCTGCGACGATTGCATCGCCGTGTGCCCGTGGAACCGCTTCGCCCAGGCGAGCCGGGAGGCGGCGTTCCTGCCGCGGGAGGAGCTGACCGCGCCGCGGCTGGCCGAACTGGCGGCGCTGGACGATGCGGGGTTCCGCCGGCTGTTCTCCGCCTCGCCCGTCAAGCGAATCGGGCGGGACCGGTTCATCCGAAACGTGATGATCGCCATCGGCAACAGCGGCATCCCGGCGTTGCTGTCCGCGGCGGCGGCGCGGCTGGGCGACGGGTCGCCCCTGGTGCGGGAAACGGCGGCGTGGGCTGTGGCACGATTGCAGCGGAGCGGCGGATAA
- a CDS encoding GGDEF domain-containing protein, which translates to MIPSYTDDVERANAFASSAMQRMQEDGLAPTPENFCLWYTYFSGQLPDLTRALDISRRDSGALSQSHCDELFKRFFTLDAEAQAIRETSERARALLGKVLGVLDTAGAETNRYGSALAGLQGELEQPMSVEDLRAVIAAVAAETTAILDRQNRLQTQFLETSQQLADMRISLDTARREAMTDGLTGIYNRKAFDQMLADAMREAERDGQPLALLLVDIDHFKLFNDTHGHLVGDHVLRLVAKALTECIKGRDTAARFGGEEFAILLPRTTLANAVTVGNQIRTTVGGRQIINRARNTNYGTVTLSIGAAQYRPGEGGADLVRRADAALYDAKHGGRNQVRAEAAPGA; encoded by the coding sequence ATGATTCCAAGCTATACTGATGATGTGGAGCGGGCGAACGCCTTTGCTTCCAGCGCCATGCAGCGGATGCAGGAAGACGGGCTGGCCCCGACCCCTGAAAACTTCTGCCTGTGGTACACCTATTTCAGCGGTCAGTTGCCCGACCTGACCCGCGCCCTCGACATCTCCCGGCGCGACAGCGGCGCCCTGTCGCAAAGCCATTGCGACGAGTTGTTCAAGCGCTTCTTCACCCTGGATGCGGAGGCGCAGGCCATCCGCGAAACCAGCGAGCGGGCGCGCGCCCTGCTGGGCAAGGTGCTGGGGGTGCTCGACACCGCGGGCGCGGAGACCAACCGTTACGGCTCCGCCCTGGCCGGGCTGCAGGGCGAGTTGGAACAGCCCATGTCGGTGGAGGATCTGCGCGCCGTGATCGCCGCCGTGGCCGCCGAGACCACCGCCATCCTGGACCGCCAGAACCGGCTGCAAACCCAGTTCCTGGAAACCAGCCAGCAGCTTGCCGACATGCGCATCAGCCTGGACACCGCCCGGCGGGAGGCGATGACCGACGGGCTGACCGGCATCTACAACCGCAAGGCTTTCGACCAGATGCTGGCCGACGCCATGCGCGAGGCGGAGCGGGACGGCCAGCCCCTGGCCCTGCTGCTGGTCGATATCGACCATTTCAAGCTTTTCAACGACACCCACGGCCATCTGGTGGGCGACCACGTGCTGCGGCTGGTGGCCAAGGCGCTGACCGAATGCATCAAGGGCCGCGACACCGCCGCCCGTTTCGGCGGCGAGGAATTCGCCATCCTGCTGCCCCGCACCACCCTGGCCAACGCGGTGACGGTGGGCAACCAGATCCGCACCACGGTCGGCGGGCGGCAGATCATCAACCGTGCCCGCAACACCAATTACGGCACGGTTACCCTGTCGATCGGCGCCGCCCAATACCGTCCGGGGGAGGGGGGGGCCGATCTCGTCCGCCGGGCAGACGCCGCGCTTTACGACGCCAAGCACGGCGGCCGCAATCAGGTGCGTGCGGAAGCGGCGCCGGGGGCCTGA
- a CDS encoding MBL fold metallo-hydrolase: MSFSVTFWGVRGTIPCPMASHLGFGGNTSCVEVRAGDQRVILDAGTGIRLLGRKLLKEGVTGATLLLSHTHLDHISGFPFFAPAYTPGFSLDIVSGHLTGGTLNIEAVMARQMERPLFPVPLRTMGGTLRFTEVGARDDFMVGSGIRIRTAPLNHPDGATGYRIEYEGKSIVYVTDTEHVPGKPDQNILDLIDRADLVLYDSTYTDDEYQQRVGWGHSTWTEGVRLCRQAGVRKLALFHHDPDRDDAAMVQIEQAAQAVWPPVFAAREGMSITLV, translated from the coding sequence ATGAGCTTTTCGGTGACATTCTGGGGGGTCCGCGGAACGATTCCGTGCCCGATGGCCTCCCATCTGGGGTTCGGTGGCAACACGAGTTGTGTCGAGGTCCGCGCCGGGGACCAGCGCGTGATTCTCGATGCCGGCACCGGCATCCGCCTTCTGGGACGAAAACTTCTCAAGGAGGGGGTGACGGGCGCCACATTGTTGCTCAGCCACACCCATCTCGATCACATCAGCGGCTTTCCCTTCTTCGCGCCGGCCTACACCCCCGGCTTTTCCCTGGACATCGTGTCGGGCCATCTGACCGGCGGCACCCTGAACATCGAGGCGGTGATGGCCCGCCAGATGGAACGCCCGCTGTTCCCCGTGCCCCTGCGCACCATGGGCGGCACGCTGCGCTTTACCGAGGTGGGGGCGCGCGACGATTTCATGGTCGGGTCCGGCATCCGCATCCGCACCGCCCCCCTGAACCATCCCGACGGCGCCACCGGTTACCGCATCGAGTACGAGGGCAAGTCCATCGTCTATGTCACCGACACCGAACATGTGCCGGGCAAGCCGGACCAGAACATCCTGGACCTGATCGACCGGGCCGATCTGGTGCTGTACGATTCCACCTACACCGACGACGAGTATCAGCAGCGCGTGGGTTGGGGGCATTCCACCTGGACCGAGGGCGTGCGCCTGTGCCGTCAGGCCGGCGTGCGCAAGCTGGCGCTGTTCCACCACGACCCCGACCGCGACGACGCCGCCATGGTCCAGATCGAACAGGCGGCGCAGGCCGTGTGGCCCCCCGTCTTCGCCGCGCGCGAAGGCATGTCGATCACCCTGGTGTGA
- a CDS encoding SLC13 family permease: MTDTVVAVALFAVTYAGMALGRFPGLRIDRTGIALVAAIALVLSGVLPAHSVAGAIDFPTLAILFGLMILSAQYAGSGFYDWCAYKVAGGDGGAPSPVRLMVVTVAVGGGLSAVLANDVVVFAMTPMLCAGLARRGLDPRPYLIALAGAANAGSAATVIGNPQNILIAQAGGLDFWRFLAVCGVPALAALACVLGVVLWVWRGRLELPHPPAPVSADPPVLDRWPLVKAVVATVALLILFATPLPQDMGVLAVAGVMLVSRQMASRTMLGMVDWHLLVLFAALFTVNHALALTGIPALLVDALQGAGWFPDRLAVMTPLALVSSNTIGNVPAVILLLNAWTAPPEGALYALALLTTLAGNLLLLGSLANIIMVERAALAGVRLGFADHARCGIPMTLLSMGFAVVWLWAGGWIG; the protein is encoded by the coding sequence ATGACCGACACCGTTGTGGCCGTCGCCCTGTTCGCCGTCACCTATGCGGGGATGGCGCTGGGGCGGTTTCCCGGCCTGCGCATCGACCGCACCGGCATCGCGCTGGTGGCCGCCATCGCCCTGGTGCTGAGCGGCGTTTTGCCGGCCCACTCGGTGGCGGGCGCCATCGACTTTCCCACCCTGGCCATCCTGTTCGGGCTGATGATCCTGTCGGCGCAATACGCCGGCAGCGGTTTTTATGACTGGTGCGCCTACAAGGTGGCGGGTGGGGACGGCGGGGCGCCGTCGCCCGTGCGGCTGATGGTGGTGACCGTGGCGGTGGGCGGCGGGCTGTCGGCGGTGCTGGCGAACGACGTGGTGGTCTTTGCCATGACGCCCATGCTGTGTGCCGGGTTGGCGCGCCGGGGGCTGGACCCGCGCCCCTATCTGATCGCGCTGGCCGGGGCGGCCAACGCCGGATCGGCGGCGACCGTCATCGGCAACCCGCAGAACATCCTGATCGCCCAGGCCGGCGGGCTGGATTTCTGGCGGTTCCTGGCGGTGTGCGGCGTGCCGGCCCTGGCGGCGCTGGCCTGTGTGCTGGGGGTGGTGCTGTGGGTGTGGCGCGGGCGGCTGGAGCTTCCCCATCCCCCCGCCCCGGTGTCCGCCGATCCGCCGGTTCTCGACCGCTGGCCGCTGGTCAAGGCGGTGGTGGCGACCGTCGCCCTGCTGATCCTGTTCGCCACCCCGCTGCCCCAGGACATGGGGGTTCTGGCGGTGGCCGGCGTCATGCTGGTCAGCCGGCAGATGGCCAGCCGCACCATGCTGGGCATGGTGGACTGGCACCTGCTGGTGCTGTTCGCCGCCCTGTTCACGGTCAACCATGCCCTGGCCCTGACCGGCATTCCGGCGTTGCTGGTGGATGCGTTGCAGGGGGCCGGGTGGTTTCCCGACCGGCTGGCGGTGATGACGCCGCTGGCGCTGGTGTCCAGCAACACCATCGGCAACGTGCCGGCGGTGATCCTGCTGCTGAACGCCTGGACCGCCCCGCCGGAAGGGGCGCTGTACGCGCTGGCGCTGCTGACCACGCTGGCGGGCAACCTGCTGCTGCTGGGCAGTCTGGCCAACATCATCATGGTGGAGCGGGCAGCACTGGCCGGGGTGCGGCTGGGTTTTGCCGATCATGCCCGCTGCGGCATCCCGATGACGCTGCTGTCCATGGGCTTTGCCGTCGTCTGGCTGTGGGCCGGCGGCTGGATCGGGTAG
- a CDS encoding DUF192 domain-containing protein — MIAERIGRLVRGVSLWLVLALWPVMLAVSPASALEPFATSSLSVETASGRVFHFTVELALTPQQQAQGLMFRQSMAPDAGMLFVYNHPQPAAFWMKNTLIPLDMLFIASDGRVVNIHDRAVPHSEDAIRSDGAVLGILEINGGLAGRLGIRPGDRVRHPVFGSAP; from the coding sequence ATGATTGCGGAACGGATCGGCCGGCTGGTGCGCGGCGTTTCTTTGTGGCTGGTGCTGGCCTTGTGGCCGGTGATGCTGGCGGTGAGCCCGGCATCGGCGCTGGAGCCGTTCGCCACATCGAGTCTGAGCGTGGAAACCGCGTCGGGGCGGGTCTTCCACTTTACGGTGGAACTGGCGCTGACACCGCAGCAGCAGGCGCAGGGGCTCATGTTCCGTCAGTCGATGGCCCCCGACGCCGGGATGCTGTTCGTCTACAATCATCCCCAGCCCGCGGCGTTCTGGATGAAGAACACGCTGATTCCCCTGGACATGCTGTTCATCGCTTCCGATGGCCGGGTGGTGAATATCCATGACCGCGCCGTTCCCCATTCCGAAGACGCGATCCGGTCGGATGGGGCGGTTCTGGGCATTCTGGAAATCAACGGCGGGCTGGCCGGCCGCCTGGGTATCCGTCCGGGCGACCGTGTGCGCCACCCGGTGTTCGGCAGCGCCCCCTGA
- a CDS encoding ETC complex I subunit has protein sequence MQVRIYQPAKTAMQSGRAKTHYWLLEYEIETPRRPEPLMGWTSSGDTLNQVRLRFESAAEAVAFAEKKGWDYAVQDAPVRRVRPRNYADNFRLDRPSRW, from the coding sequence ATGCAGGTTCGGATCTATCAACCGGCTAAGACGGCCATGCAGTCCGGGCGGGCGAAGACTCATTACTGGCTCTTGGAATACGAAATCGAAACCCCCCGCCGTCCCGAACCGCTGATGGGCTGGACGTCTTCGGGCGACACGCTCAACCAGGTCCGCCTGCGCTTTGAAAGCGCGGCGGAGGCCGTGGCCTTTGCGGAGAAGAAGGGGTGGGATTATGCGGTTCAGGACGCCCCCGTCCGCCGCGTGCGCCCGCGCAACTACGCCGACAATTTCCGTCTGGACCGGCCCTCGCGCTGGTAA